In Pantoea agglomerans, the genomic stretch TTCGCATATGACTATCGTCGATTTGCACGGCGCCCAGACGCGCGACTTTCTGCGGCATCTGCTGGCGAACGACGTTGCCCGCCTGACGCAGCCCGGCAAAGCGCTCTACACCGGCATGCTGAACGCCTCTGGTGGCGTCATCGACGATTTGATTGTTTACTTTATGACCGAAGACTTCTTTCGTCTTGTCGTCAACTCGGCAACGCGCGAGAAAGATCTGGCATGGATTGGCGAGCACGCTCAGGCCTATGGCGTGGCGCTGACCGAGCGCGACGATCTGGCGCTTATCGCCGTGCAGGGACCGCAGGCGCAGCAGAAGGCGCAGACGCTGTTTAGCGCGGCGCAGCGCGACGCGGTGGCCGGGATGAAGCCCTTTTTCGGCGTACAGGCCGGCGACCTGTTTATCGCCACCACCGGCTACACCGGCGAAGCGGGCTATGAAATTGCGCTGCCTGCCGCTGCGGCCGCCGATTTCTGGCAGGGGCTGCTGGCAGCGGGCGTAAAGCCAGCGGGACTGGGCGCGCGCGACACGCTGCGTCTGGAAGCGGGCATGAACCTTTACGGGCAAGAGATGGACGAAGGCGTCTCGCCGCTGGCGGCCAATATGGGCTGGACCATCTGCTGGGAGCCGGCCGATCGCGATTTTATCGGGCGCGAAGCGCTGGAGATGCAGCGTGAGAGAGGCACAGAAAAACTGGTTGGCCTGATCATGACGGAGAAAGGCGTGCTGCGCGGCGGCCAGCCGGTGCGCTTTACCGATGAGCAGGGCCAGCTGCAGCAGGGCGTTATCACCAGCGGCTCTTTTTCGCCGACGCTCGGCTACAGCATCGCGCTGGCGCGCGTGCCGGCCGGAATTGGCGAAAACGCTATCGTCGAGATCCGCCAGCGTGAACTGCCGGTAAAAGTAACCAAACCTGTTTTTGTACGCGGCGGCAAGCCGGTTCAGTAATCTATTTTCAGGAGAAAGGGCGATGAGCAATGTGCCAAACGAATTGAAATACCGTGACAGCCATGAGTGGGTGCGTAAGGAAGCGGACGGCACCTTTACCGTCGGCATCACCGAGCACGCTCAGGAGCTGCTGGGCGACATGGTCTTTGTCGATCTGCCGGAGGTCGGCAACAGCTACGCCGCTGGCGAAGAGTGTGCCGTCGCGGAATCGGTCAAAGCCGCGTCCGATATTTATGCCCCCGTCAGCGGCGAGATCGTCGCCGTTAATGACGCGCTGGGCGACGCGCCAGAGCTGGTCAACAGCGAGCCCTACGCCGCTGGCTGGCTGTTCAAAATCAAACCCAGCGACGAATCCGAACTCGATTCGCTGCTGGATGCGGACGCCTACAAAGCCTCCATCGACGAATAAGCAACAGGGCGGCCAGGCCTCGCTGGCCGCTTTTCATCCCTTGCTTTCTCTGTACTCCAGCCCGATTCAGGATTGACTGCAAATGACCCAGACTTTGAGCCAGCTCGAACACAACGGCGCCTTTATTGAACGCCATATCGGCCCTTCGCCGGAACAACAGGCTTTGATGCTGGAGGCGATCGGCGCCAGCTCGCTGGACGCGCTGATCGGCGCCATTGTGCCTGCCGACATCCAGCTGCCTGGCCCGCCCGCAGTCGGCGACGCGGCGACCGAGCAGCAGGCGCTGGCCGAGCTTAAAGCGATCGCCAGTCAGAATCAGCGTTTTAAATCCTGGATCGGCATGGGCTACAGTGCGGTGGTCACGCCGCCGGTGATCCTGCGCAATATGCTGGAAAACCCGGGCTGGTACACCGCCTATACCCCCTATCAGCCGGAAGTGTCGCAGGGCCGCCTGGAGGCGCTGCTTAACTTTCAGCAGGTGACGCTCGATTTAACCGGTCTGGACGTCGCCTCCGCCTCGCTGCTGGATGAAGCCACGGCGGCAGCGGAAGCGATGGCGATGGCGAAGCGCGTCAGCAAGCTTAAAAACGCCGGTAAATTCTTTATCGCGGACGATATCCATCCGCAAACGCTGGACGTGGTGCGCACCCGCGCCGAGACCTTTGGCTTCGAGCTGATTATCGACCGCGCCGACAAAGCGCTGGAGCACGAAGAGCTGTTCGGCGTGCTGCTGCAGCAGGTTGGCACCACCGGTGAAGCGCACGACTACGGCGCGCTGATCGCCGAGCTGAAAAACCGCAAAGTCGTGGTCAGCGTCGCGGCGGACTTTATGGCGCTGGTGATGCTGGAAGCGCCCGGCAAGCAGGGCGCAGATATCGTGTTTGGATCGGCGCAGCGCTTCGGCGTGCCGATGGGCTACGGCGGGCCGCACGCCGCCTTTTTCGCCAGCCGCGACGAGCACAAGCGCTCAATGCCGGGCCGCATTATCGGCGTGTCGCGCGACGCCGCGGGCAATACCGCGCTGCGCATGGCGATGCAGACGCGCGAGCAGCATATCCGCCGTGAAAAGGCGAACTCGAACATCTGTACCTCACAGGTGCTGCTTGCCAATATCGCTGGCCTCTACGCGGTTTACCACGGTCCGAAAGGGCTGAAGCGCATCGCCTCCCGCATCCATCGTCTCACCACCATTCTGGCAACCGGGCTGCAAAACGGCGGGCTGAAGCTGCGCCACAACAGCTGGTTCGACACCCTGACGGTCGAGGTTGAGGACAAAGGCGCGGTGCTCAGCCGCGCGCAGAGCTTCGGCGTTAACCTGCGCAGCGATATTCATCACGCGGTCGGCATCACGCTGGACGAAACCACGCGCCGTGAAGATGTGCAGGCGCTGTTCGCCATTTTGCTGGGCGATGAGCACGGCCAGGATATCGATAAGCTGGACGCCGCCGTCGCGGCCGACAGCCAGGCGATCCCCGCCGCGCTGCAGCGCCAGAGCGCCATCCTGACCCATCCGGTCTTCAACCGTTATCACAGTGAAACGGAGATGATGCGCTACATGCACAGCCTGGAGAAAAAGGATCTGGCGCTGAACCAGGCGATGATCCCGCTCGGCTCCTGCACCATGAAGCTGAACGCCGCCGCTGAGATGATCCCCATCACCTGGCCGGAGTTCGCCGAACTGCATCCGTTCTGCCCGGCGGAGCAGGCCACGGGCTATCTGCAGATGATCGGCCAGCTGTCGCAGTGGCTGGTGCAGCTCACCGGCTATGACGCGCTCTGCATGCAGCCAAACTCCGGCGCGCAGGGCGAATACGCTGGCCTGCTGGCGATCCGTCGCTATCACGAAAGCCGCAACGAAGGGACGCGCAACCTCTGCCTGATCCCCAGCTCCGCGCACGGCACTAACCCCGCTTCAGCACAGATGGCGGGTATGGAAGTGGTGGTGGTGGCCTGCGACAAGCAGGGTAATATCGACCTCGGTGACCTGCGCGAAAAAGCGGCGCAGGCTGGCGAGCAGCTCTCCTGCATTATGGTGACCTATCCCTCAACGCACGGCGTCTATGAAGAGACCATCCGTGAAGTGTGCCAGATCGTGCATCAGTATGGCGGTCAGGTTTATCTCGACGGCGCCAATATGAACGCCCAGGTAGGCATTACCACGCCGGGCTATATCGGCGCGGACGTGTCGCACCTCAACCTGCATAAAACCTTCTGCATCCCGCACGGCGGCGGCGGCCCGGGCATGGGGCCGATCGGCGTGAAGGCGCACCTGGCGCCCTTTGTGCCGGGCCACAGCGTGGTGCAGATCGAGGAGATGCTGACGCAGCAGGGGGCGGTATCGGCGGCGCCGTTTGGCAGCGCCTCTATCCTGCCGATTAGCTGGATGTATATTCGCATGATGGGGGCCGAAGGTCTGAAGCGTGCCAGTCAGGTCGCGATTCTTAACGCCAACTATATCGCCAGCCGTTTGCAGTCAGCCTATCCTGTTCTCTATGCCGGCCGCGACGGCCGCGTGGCGCATGAGTGCATTCTCGACATTCGCCCGCTGAAAGAGCAGACCGGCATCAGCGAGCTGGATATCGCCAAGCGTCTTATCGATTACGGTTTTCATGCGCCGACCATGTCGTTCCCGGTCGCCGGCACCCTGATGGTGGAGCCGACCGAATCTGAGAGCAAAATCGAGCTGGATCGCTTTATCGACGCGATGCTCTCTATCCGCATGGAGATTGACCGGGTAGCCGACGGCGAATGGCCGGCGGACGATAACCCGCTGGTGAACGCGCCGCATACCCAGACCGAAATCGTCAGCGAGTGGAATCACCCCTACAGCCGCGAGCTGGCGGTTTTCCCGGCAGGCAGCGACAATAAATACTGGCCGACGGTGAAGCGCCTCGACGACGTGTTCGGCGATCGCAACCTGTTCTGCTCCTGCGTGCCGATGAGCGATTATCAGTAAACGCCACGCAACACTGCTATCAAGGGCCGCTTATCCGGCCCTTTTTTATGGAGAAAATATGAGACTGGCTCTGGTGACCGGCGGAAGCCGGGGAATTGGCCGCGCGACGGCGCTAAAGCTGGCGCAGCAGGGCTACCGCGTGGCGGTCAACTATCTGAAGCGCGCGGAAGAGGCGCAGCAGGTGGTAGCGCAGATCCGCGAGCAGGGCGGCGACGCCTTTGCCGTACAGGCGGATATCGCAGAGGAGGCGCAGGTAATGGCGCTGTTTCAGCGGCTGGACGCGGAGGCGATACCGCTCGGCGTGCTGGTCAACAACGCGGGCATCCTCTTTACGCAGTGTCGGGTTGAGGATCTCAGCGCCGAACGGCTGCAGCGCGTCTTTGCCACCAACGTGACCGGCGCCTTTCTCTGCTGTCGCGAAGCGGTAAAGCGCATGGGCACGCAGCACGGCGGCCTGGGCGGATCGATTATTAACGTCTCCTCCGCCGCGTCGCGTCTTGGCGCGCCGGGAGAATATGTCGACTATGCGGCGTCGAAAGGGGCGATGGATTCGCTGACAAAAGGGTTATCGCTGGAGGTGGCGGCGCAGGGCATCCGCGTCAACAGCGTCAGGCCCGGCTTTATCTATACCGAGATGCACGCCGACGGCGGCGAGCCGGGACGCGTCGATCGCGTGGCGGCCACGGCAGGCATTATCCCGATGGGGCGCGGCGGAGAGGCGGAAGAGGTTGCCGAAGCGATTGTCTGGCTGGCGAGCGAGGCGGCTTCCTATATTACCGGCACCTTTATCGACGTCGCCGGCGGCCGCTGACCGCCAGGCCGCGCCCGTCCGGCGCAGCCTGGCGAGAATCAGAGGGTTTCGCCGTTGCTGGCGATCACCTGCTGATACCAGCCGAAGCTCTTCTTGCGCGAGCGGGCGAAATCGCCGCTGCCGTCGTCGTTTTTATTGACGTGGATAAAGCCGTAGCGCTTATCGTACTGGCCGGTGGTGAACGAGACGCAGTCGAGGCAGCCCCACGGCGTATAGCCCATCAGCTCGACGCCGTCATGCGCCACCGCTTTTTTCATCTCGGCGATATGCGCGCGCAGGTAGTCGATGCGGTAGTCATCCTCAATCACGCCGTTCTCATTCGCTTTATCGATAGCGCCAAAGCCGTTTTCGACAATAAACAGCGGCTTCTGATAACGCTCGTAGAGCACGTTCAGCGCATAGCGCAGCCCGGTCGGATCGATCTGCCAGCCCCAGTCGGAGGCGCCGACGTGCGGATTTTTTACCACGCCGTCAAAGCCGGTAATGGGATCGTCAACGCCGCTGGCGTCGTGTTTTACCGCGTTGCTCATATAGTAGCTAAAGCCGACATAATCGGTGCAGCCGTTGCGCAGCGTCTCGGCGTCATCCGCTTCCATCTGGATTTGATAGCCTTTGCGCGCCCACTCTTTCAGGGTGTAGGCCGGCCAGGCGCCGCGCATCTGCACGTCGCTAAAGACATAGCGCTGATGCATCGCCTCCTGCGCCAGCATCACGTCGTCAGGATGGCAGGAGTACGGATAAATTGGCACCATGGCGATCATGCAGCCGATCTGGAAATCGGGATTGATGGCGTGGCCAAGGCTGACCACTTTTGCGCTGGCGACAAACTGGTGATGCATCACCTGGTACATCACCTCTTCCGGCTTCTCGTGCTCGGTAAACACCACGCCGGAGCAGCAGTAGCCAAACAACGGATACTGCCAGTTGCGCTGGTTATTGATCTCGTTAAAGGTCATCCAGTATTTCACTTTATGCTGATAGCGACGCATTACCACCTCGCTAAAGCGCACAAAGAAATCCACCACTTTGCGGCTGCGCCAGCCGCCATACTCTTTCACCAGATGAAAAGGCATCTCGAAGTGGGAGAGGGTGATAACCGGCTCGATGCCATATTTAAGCAGTTCGTCGAACAGGTCATCGTAAAACTGCAGGCCCGCCTCGTTCGGCGTCTGCTCGTCGCCATTGGGGAAGATGCGCGTCCAGGCGATAGAGGTACGAAAACACTTAAAGCCCATCTCGGCAAACAGCGCAACATCCTCTTTATAGCGCGAGTAAAACTCCACGCCCTGATGGTTGGGATAGTGGTTGCCCGGCTGCACGCCGTCGGTGATAACGCGGCTGACGCCGTGTGAGCCGCCGGTCAGCACGTCGGCGATGCTGACGCCTTTGCCGCCCTGGTCCCAACCGCCCTCGACCTGATGCGCCGCCACCGCGCCGCCCCATAAAAAGTGTTGCGGAAAGCCTGATTCGTTATGCATACGTCCCTCTCAGCGAAATAAATCTTGCCGCGAGTGTAGCAAAGCAAAAAAGGAAGTCACGCTATAACACCGGCGCGCTGAGGTAATATGTTACGCCGGTAAAACAGCCTGTTTTATTTATTCAGCAGGCGGCCAATAGCTTCGAGAATATACATGACCGGCACCTGCGTGGTGATATCGCAGTTGTCGCTCAGGCGAATTACCGGCACATGGTAAGCCAGGGTGAAATCGCTCATTTTCGCCAGCGAGCTGCTCTCGGAGTGGGTGATTGCCAGGGTCTGACAGTGCCGCAGGCTGAACTGGCTGGCAAGGCGCAATATTTCCGGCGTCTCGCCGGAGACGGAAAGCAGTATCGCCAGCGTATTTTCATCCAGATTTCCGCTTACCGGATAATAGGGATCGTCGATATAGTGGCTAAATTTTCCGACGTTAGAGAAAAAGCGCGCGCCATATTTCGCCAGGCTGCCCGACGTGCCTGCGCCAATAAAGAAAATCTGTTCGGCGCGATTAATCATCTCCGCCGCACGGGAAATAAGCTCGCTGAATTCGTCGTTATTAATGCTTTTGAAAAAGCTCAGCATTTCGCTGACGCCGACGTTGGCCTGCGCGGGCTGCGCCTGCTGCTGCGCCAGCCGGAAACGAATGCGAAATTCCGACCAGCCGTCGCACTGCATCTTGCGGCAGAAACGCAGCACGGTGGTGGTGGAAACGCCCGCCCGTTCCGCCAGCTCGCGGATGGTCATATAGCTGACGCTTTCCGGGTGCTTGATAATGTAGTGATAAACCTGCATCTCAAGGTCATTCAGGCTGGCAAGGTCGTGATGAGAGAACATCTGCGGGCGCGCTCATAGAAAATGGATCTGCGCGCAGTGTATCAGATTTGCGCTGCGCGGACGGTAACACCCACTCACAGATTAATTTTAGCGTACAAGTGTACTCTCAAAATTTTCCGAGTATGCTGGTGGTCAGAAAATCCACACATCACGTTCAGGAACGCGCCATAATGAATAATCGCTTAGCCGTCCAGGGCTACTCGCTTGCTGAAGAGATCGCCAACAGCATTAGCCACGGTCTCGGCTGCCTGTTCGGTATAGTCGGTCTGGTGCTGCTGCTGGTACAGGCGACTGAAGCCGGTGCCAACGCCATTGCCATCACCAGCTACAGCCTCTATGGCGGCAGCATGATCCTGCTGTTTCTCGCCTCGACGCTCTATCACGCCATTCCTCAGCAGCGCGCCAAACGCTGGCTGAAAAAGCTCGATCACTGCGCCATCTATCTGCTGATCGCCGGCACCTACACCCCTTTTCTGCTGGTGGGGCTAAAGTCGCCGCTGGCGCATGGGCTGATGGTGGTCATCTGGGGGATGGCGCTGGCGGGCATTATCTTTAAGCTCACCATCGCGCACCGCTTCAAGGCGCTGTCGCTGGTGACCTATCTTTGTATGGGCTGGCTGTCGCTGGTGGTGATCTACCAGCTGGCGCTGACGCTCTTGCCGGGCGGCATCTGGCTGCTGGCGCTGGGCGGTATTATCTATTCGCTCGGTGTTATTTTCTATGTGGCGCGGCGCATACCTTATAACCACGCTATCTGGCACGCCTTTGTGCTGGGCGGCAGCGCCTGCCACTTCTGTGCTATCTACTTTTACGTGATGTAACTCGCCGCGGCGGAAGAGGGCCGCGGCCAGACGCTACTCCTCCAGCGAATAGGGCAGCGGCTGAATCAGCAGCCGTCCGCCTTCGTCGCCCTCTACGCGCAGCACGCTCTCTGGTTCCAGATCGTTATTCATTACCACCTGTACCCACACCTCGCCATCGTCAAGCTGAACGGCGGCCAGTACCGTACCGGTTCGACGCCAGCGCTCGCCCATCTGCAGCTCCAGCGAATCGTTCGCCGCAGGCACCCGGCTCGCCTGCCCGGCCAGCCAGTACAGCGCACGCTTGTTGGCGCCGCGGAATTTAGCGCGCGCCACCATCTCCTGGCCGGTATAGCAGCCTTTTTTAAAGCTGATGGCGTCGAGCGCCTGCAGGTTAGCGGCCTGCGGGATCAGCTGCGCCGCGGTCGCCGGCTCGATCACCGGGATGCCCGCTTCAATATCGAGCGCCAGCCACTGCGCGCTGTCGTT encodes the following:
- the gcvT gene encoding glycine cleavage system aminomethyltransferase GcvT; amino-acid sequence: MTQHTPLFEQHQACGARMVDFHGWMMPLHYGSQIDEHHAVRQDAGMFDVSHMTIVDLHGAQTRDFLRHLLANDVARLTQPGKALYTGMLNASGGVIDDLIVYFMTEDFFRLVVNSATREKDLAWIGEHAQAYGVALTERDDLALIAVQGPQAQQKAQTLFSAAQRDAVAGMKPFFGVQAGDLFIATTGYTGEAGYEIALPAAAAADFWQGLLAAGVKPAGLGARDTLRLEAGMNLYGQEMDEGVSPLAANMGWTICWEPADRDFIGREALEMQRERGTEKLVGLIMTEKGVLRGGQPVRFTDEQGQLQQGVITSGSFSPTLGYSIALARVPAGIGENAIVEIRQRELPVKVTKPVFVRGGKPVQ
- the gcvH gene encoding glycine cleavage system protein GcvH: MSNVPNELKYRDSHEWVRKEADGTFTVGITEHAQELLGDMVFVDLPEVGNSYAAGEECAVAESVKAASDIYAPVSGEIVAVNDALGDAPELVNSEPYAAGWLFKIKPSDESELDSLLDADAYKASIDE
- the gcvP gene encoding aminomethyl-transferring glycine dehydrogenase yields the protein MTQTLSQLEHNGAFIERHIGPSPEQQALMLEAIGASSLDALIGAIVPADIQLPGPPAVGDAATEQQALAELKAIASQNQRFKSWIGMGYSAVVTPPVILRNMLENPGWYTAYTPYQPEVSQGRLEALLNFQQVTLDLTGLDVASASLLDEATAAAEAMAMAKRVSKLKNAGKFFIADDIHPQTLDVVRTRAETFGFELIIDRADKALEHEELFGVLLQQVGTTGEAHDYGALIAELKNRKVVVSVAADFMALVMLEAPGKQGADIVFGSAQRFGVPMGYGGPHAAFFASRDEHKRSMPGRIIGVSRDAAGNTALRMAMQTREQHIRREKANSNICTSQVLLANIAGLYAVYHGPKGLKRIASRIHRLTTILATGLQNGGLKLRHNSWFDTLTVEVEDKGAVLSRAQSFGVNLRSDIHHAVGITLDETTRREDVQALFAILLGDEHGQDIDKLDAAVAADSQAIPAALQRQSAILTHPVFNRYHSETEMMRYMHSLEKKDLALNQAMIPLGSCTMKLNAAAEMIPITWPEFAELHPFCPAEQATGYLQMIGQLSQWLVQLTGYDALCMQPNSGAQGEYAGLLAIRRYHESRNEGTRNLCLIPSSAHGTNPASAQMAGMEVVVVACDKQGNIDLGDLREKAAQAGEQLSCIMVTYPSTHGVYEETIREVCQIVHQYGGQVYLDGANMNAQVGITTPGYIGADVSHLNLHKTFCIPHGGGGPGMGPIGVKAHLAPFVPGHSVVQIEEMLTQQGAVSAAPFGSASILPISWMYIRMMGAEGLKRASQVAILNANYIASRLQSAYPVLYAGRDGRVAHECILDIRPLKEQTGISELDIAKRLIDYGFHAPTMSFPVAGTLMVEPTESESKIELDRFIDAMLSIRMEIDRVADGEWPADDNPLVNAPHTQTEIVSEWNHPYSRELAVFPAGSDNKYWPTVKRLDDVFGDRNLFCSCVPMSDYQ
- a CDS encoding SDR family oxidoreductase; translation: MRLALVTGGSRGIGRATALKLAQQGYRVAVNYLKRAEEAQQVVAQIREQGGDAFAVQADIAEEAQVMALFQRLDAEAIPLGVLVNNAGILFTQCRVEDLSAERLQRVFATNVTGAFLCCREAVKRMGTQHGGLGGSIINVSSAASRLGAPGEYVDYAASKGAMDSLTKGLSLEVAAQGIRVNSVRPGFIYTEMHADGGEPGRVDRVAATAGIIPMGRGGEAEEVAEAIVWLASEAASYITGTFIDVAGGR
- a CDS encoding 6-phospho-beta-glucosidase, coding for MHNESGFPQHFLWGGAVAAHQVEGGWDQGGKGVSIADVLTGGSHGVSRVITDGVQPGNHYPNHQGVEFYSRYKEDVALFAEMGFKCFRTSIAWTRIFPNGDEQTPNEAGLQFYDDLFDELLKYGIEPVITLSHFEMPFHLVKEYGGWRSRKVVDFFVRFSEVVMRRYQHKVKYWMTFNEINNQRNWQYPLFGYCCSGVVFTEHEKPEEVMYQVMHHQFVASAKVVSLGHAINPDFQIGCMIAMVPIYPYSCHPDDVMLAQEAMHQRYVFSDVQMRGAWPAYTLKEWARKGYQIQMEADDAETLRNGCTDYVGFSYYMSNAVKHDASGVDDPITGFDGVVKNPHVGASDWGWQIDPTGLRYALNVLYERYQKPLFIVENGFGAIDKANENGVIEDDYRIDYLRAHIAEMKKAVAHDGVELMGYTPWGCLDCVSFTTGQYDKRYGFIHVNKNDDGSGDFARSRKKSFGWYQQVIASNGETL
- a CDS encoding MurR/RpiR family transcriptional regulator, with translation MFSHHDLASLNDLEMQVYHYIIKHPESVSYMTIRELAERAGVSTTTVLRFCRKMQCDGWSEFRIRFRLAQQQAQPAQANVGVSEMLSFFKSINNDEFSELISRAAEMINRAEQIFFIGAGTSGSLAKYGARFFSNVGKFSHYIDDPYYPVSGNLDENTLAILLSVSGETPEILRLASQFSLRHCQTLAITHSESSSLAKMSDFTLAYHVPVIRLSDNCDITTQVPVMYILEAIGRLLNK
- the trhA gene encoding PAQR family membrane homeostasis protein TrhA, with amino-acid sequence MNNRLAVQGYSLAEEIANSISHGLGCLFGIVGLVLLLVQATEAGANAIAITSYSLYGGSMILLFLASTLYHAIPQQRAKRWLKKLDHCAIYLLIAGTYTPFLLVGLKSPLAHGLMVVIWGMALAGIIFKLTIAHRFKALSLVTYLCMGWLSLVVIYQLALTLLPGGIWLLALGGIIYSLGVIFYVARRIPYNHAIWHAFVLGGSACHFCAIYFYVM